A stretch of Candidatus Manganitrophaceae bacterium DNA encodes these proteins:
- a CDS encoding DNA integrity scanning protein DisA nucleotide-binding domain protein — MNNILLSAAAEVSSKVGAQAILLYADLVKEVAPLKALAKEIALVLVTRGERSFKEMQRSFEQVVRVPQIDLTRMGQVKLGVMMALSAGKVQMGDRIVCLSGIRRFGFLDSIVVLDIGKEFEVLTSAELSDLTREIRYDLFEAILNLALELAYQGRAGKMVGALFVLGDHERVLQLSRQMIINPFHGYPEEERNVLDPKLKETLKEFAAIDGAFIIREDGVILSAGRHLDAAFEGRDLLHGLGSRHLAAAGITAVTQALAVVVSESSGAVRIFKGGETILELEKAVHREREESV; from the coding sequence ATGAATAACATCCTCCTCTCGGCGGCGGCTGAGGTCAGCTCGAAGGTGGGGGCGCAGGCGATCCTTCTCTACGCCGATTTGGTGAAGGAGGTCGCGCCGCTCAAGGCGCTCGCCAAGGAGATCGCGCTGGTCCTGGTCACCCGGGGCGAGCGCTCGTTTAAGGAGATGCAGCGCTCTTTCGAGCAGGTCGTCCGGGTGCCTCAAATCGATCTGACCCGGATGGGGCAGGTGAAGCTCGGCGTCATGATGGCCCTCTCCGCCGGAAAGGTCCAGATGGGGGATCGGATCGTCTGTCTCTCCGGCATTCGGCGGTTCGGATTTCTCGACAGCATCGTCGTCCTCGACATCGGAAAAGAATTTGAGGTCCTCACCTCCGCCGAGCTCTCCGACCTGACCCGCGAGATCCGCTATGATCTTTTCGAGGCGATCCTCAATCTGGCGTTGGAGCTGGCGTACCAGGGGCGGGCGGGGAAGATGGTCGGGGCGCTCTTTGTCCTCGGCGACCATGAGCGGGTCTTGCAGCTCTCCCGGCAGATGATCATCAACCCCTTCCACGGCTATCCTGAGGAGGAGCGGAATGTGCTCGATCCGAAGCTGAAGGAGACGTTGAAAGAGTTTGCGGCGATCGACGGCGCGTTCATCATCCGGGAAGACGGGGTAATCCTCTCCGCCGGGCGGCATCTCGACGCCGCATTCGAAGGGCGGGATCTTCTCCACGGGCTCGGAAGCCGGCATCTGGCGGCGGCGGGAATCACGGCGGTGACGCAGGCGCTGGCGGTCGTCGTCTCCGAGTCGAGCGGCGCCGTCCGGATCTTCAAAGGAGGAGAGACGATTCTGGAATTGGAAAAGGCGGTTCATCGAGAGCGGGAAGAGTCGGTCTGA
- a CDS encoding AI-2E family transporter: protein MTETRREARWGWLTILLLGIGLVYLAKSVLIPFVIALLLAYAFDPVVGYLERRRVPRFVAIWTILAVIVGLFVLFLLVVIPVIQSELTRALEELPVYLERVQKELVPYLEGRFGFHIPNTFEEMSAVIVPRLKEQAPSIFEPVTAILLSFFSNTAHLLFAIANLIVIPFAFYYFLKDFDRLKQRIGEYIPPRHRPEVHRWLHELDQSLSGFIRGQLLIVLILAGAYSAGLTLIGVELAFVLGIIAAFGEIVPYVGFTVGLSLSVLVAFLQFQDLLHPFYVLLLFAAIQSVQGLVVAPLVMGQQVGLHPLVVIAAVYIGGDLFGFIGILLAVPGAAVMVVLFKALTERYRKSVLYRT from the coding sequence ATGACGGAAACAAGACGGGAAGCGCGGTGGGGATGGCTGACGATCCTGTTGCTGGGAATCGGCCTGGTCTATTTGGCGAAAAGCGTCCTGATCCCTTTTGTTATCGCCCTGCTGTTGGCCTACGCTTTCGATCCGGTCGTCGGTTATTTAGAGCGGCGGCGGGTTCCCCGCTTTGTCGCCATCTGGACGATTTTGGCGGTGATCGTCGGGTTGTTCGTCCTCTTCCTGCTCGTCGTCATTCCGGTGATTCAATCGGAGCTGACCCGCGCCCTGGAAGAGCTCCCGGTCTACCTCGAGCGGGTGCAAAAAGAGCTGGTTCCCTATCTGGAGGGCCGATTCGGATTCCATATTCCGAACACCTTTGAGGAGATGAGCGCGGTGATCGTCCCGCGCTTGAAGGAGCAGGCGCCGAGCATCTTCGAGCCGGTCACGGCGATTCTCCTTTCCTTCTTCTCGAATACCGCGCATCTCCTCTTCGCGATTGCCAATCTGATCGTTATCCCATTCGCATTTTATTATTTTTTAAAAGATTTTGATCGGCTGAAGCAACGGATCGGCGAATATATTCCCCCCCGACATCGGCCGGAGGTGCACCGCTGGCTTCACGAGCTCGATCAATCGTTGAGCGGGTTCATCCGGGGGCAGCTCTTGATCGTTTTGATTTTGGCGGGGGCCTACTCCGCCGGATTGACCCTGATCGGCGTCGAGCTCGCTTTTGTGTTGGGGATCATCGCCGCCTTCGGTGAGATCGTCCCCTACGTCGGCTTCACCGTCGGCCTCTCTCTTTCCGTCTTGGTCGCCTTTCTCCAATTTCAAGACCTGCTTCACCCTTTTTATGTTCTGCTCCTCTTCGCAGCGATCCAGTCGGTCCAGGGATTGGTGGTCGCCCCGTTGGTGATGGGGCAGCAGGTGGGGCTTCACCCGTTGGTGGTGATTGCGGCGGTCTACATCGGCGGGGATCTCTTCGGTTTTATCGGGATTCTGCTGGCGGTGCCGGGGGCGGCGGTGATGGTCGTTCTCTTCAAAGCGCTGACGGAGCGGTATCGAAAGTCGGTCCTTTATCGCACCTAG